One genomic segment of Actinoplanes ianthinogenes includes these proteins:
- a CDS encoding M48 family metallopeptidase, giving the protein MSTSSAVGKRLRHPAEKPFYVFMVVLNLIIIWLIIQAAITLPFLPERVVESGWGTAIRSAFIGLLLLVPALVIIRETQRASVRGTAVELSPHQYGELYRTADDFAHRLGLPRRPSIYLANGNGTLNAFAAQATGHDYVVLSNELFVNLQQNNRDGLRFILGHEMGHIHLHHVALWYQLSVAYSERIPVLGPTLSRLREYSCDRHGAYLCPTGATGLVLLASGRYTEHTTDVDQLLRQGRALRGFWVELAQLPQSHPFTVRRIERLFRLGLLKQTRPSANSAGSEQFVN; this is encoded by the coding sequence GTGTCGACGTCATCAGCGGTCGGCAAGCGTTTGCGGCACCCGGCGGAGAAACCGTTCTACGTGTTCATGGTGGTGCTCAACCTGATCATCATCTGGTTGATCATCCAGGCGGCGATCACCCTGCCGTTCCTCCCCGAACGGGTGGTCGAGTCGGGGTGGGGCACCGCGATCCGCAGTGCGTTCATCGGGCTGCTCCTGCTGGTGCCGGCTCTGGTGATCATCCGTGAGACGCAGCGGGCCTCGGTGCGCGGCACCGCGGTGGAGCTGAGCCCGCACCAGTACGGCGAGCTGTACCGGACCGCCGACGACTTCGCGCACCGGCTGGGTCTGCCCCGCCGGCCGTCGATCTACCTGGCCAACGGGAACGGCACGCTGAACGCCTTCGCGGCGCAGGCCACCGGACATGACTACGTGGTGCTCTCCAATGAGCTCTTCGTCAACCTTCAGCAGAACAACCGCGATGGGCTGCGGTTCATCCTCGGCCACGAGATGGGCCACATCCACCTTCACCACGTCGCGCTGTGGTACCAGCTCTCGGTCGCCTACTCGGAGCGGATCCCGGTGCTCGGCCCCACGCTGTCCCGGCTGCGGGAGTACTCCTGCGACCGGCACGGCGCCTACCTGTGCCCGACCGGCGCGACCGGCCTGGTCCTGCTGGCGTCCGGGCGGTACACCGAGCACACCACCGACGTCGACCAGTTGCTGCGCCAGGGCAGGGCACTGCGCGGGTTCTGGGTGGAGCTGGCGCAGTTGCCGCAGTCGCACCCGTTCACGGTCCGCCGCATCGAGCGGCTGTTCCGGCTCGGGCTGCTGAAGCAGACCAGGCCGTCCGCCAACTCGGCCGGCTCGGAACAGTTCGTGAACTAG
- a CDS encoding potassium channel family protein, whose protein sequence is MTPRYGYGLVLLLIVSTYVLALFAERRWLVAVLLAVQTATVWQSLRVARARPGLRLAGAVVFVLALAAATLTAFTQWRVLTGVAFSAASALYLLAPIAIVRDLGRRQRVDLQTMLGALAAYLLIGMAFGFAYSCVAAIQPGPLFGEQGDPSLADALFFSFVTVTTTGYGDHVPVSNPAQTIAVFEALTGQLFLVTAVAKVVENWRPRNWNRDSSAVSSQGDDAAGGEVR, encoded by the coding sequence ATGACTCCGCGCTACGGGTACGGCCTGGTCCTGCTCCTGATCGTGAGCACGTACGTGCTGGCGCTCTTCGCGGAACGACGCTGGCTGGTGGCAGTGCTGCTGGCTGTGCAGACCGCGACGGTGTGGCAGTCACTGCGGGTGGCCCGGGCCCGCCCGGGACTCCGGCTGGCCGGGGCGGTGGTCTTCGTGCTCGCTCTCGCGGCGGCCACGCTCACCGCCTTCACCCAGTGGCGGGTGCTGACCGGGGTGGCGTTCTCCGCGGCGAGCGCGCTGTACCTGCTGGCACCGATCGCGATCGTCCGGGACCTCGGACGCCGGCAGCGGGTCGACCTGCAGACCATGCTGGGGGCGCTCGCGGCGTACCTGTTGATCGGGATGGCGTTCGGGTTCGCGTACTCGTGCGTGGCGGCGATCCAGCCCGGCCCGCTCTTCGGCGAGCAGGGTGATCCGTCGCTCGCCGACGCGTTGTTCTTCAGCTTCGTCACGGTGACCACCACCGGGTACGGCGATCACGTGCCGGTCTCCAACCCGGCACAGACGATCGCCGTGTTCGAGGCGCTCACCGGCCAGCTCTTCCTGGTCACCGCGGTGGCCAAGGTGGTGGAGAACTGGCGGCCACGGAACTGGAACCGGGACTCCTCCGCGGTCTCATCCCAAGGGGATGACGCGGCCGGCGGGGAGGTCCGGTGA
- a CDS encoding DUF7144 family membrane protein gives MADVRDQETPYIPPSAHREPTAWVGMVVFAGVMLLLMGGFQAIEGLVAIFKDEYYVATNSGLVLTFDYTTWGWTHLLLGIIAVLAGIGVFLGQMWARVVGIIVAAVSALANLMFLPAYPIWCTIMIATDVLIIYALSVHGREVRYR, from the coding sequence ATGGCAGACGTGAGGGATCAGGAGACTCCTTACATCCCGCCCTCGGCGCACCGGGAACCCACCGCGTGGGTCGGCATGGTGGTGTTCGCCGGCGTCATGCTGTTGCTGATGGGCGGCTTCCAGGCCATCGAGGGCCTGGTCGCCATCTTCAAGGACGAGTACTACGTCGCCACCAACTCCGGTCTGGTGCTGACCTTCGACTACACCACCTGGGGCTGGACCCACCTGCTGCTCGGCATCATCGCGGTGCTGGCCGGCATCGGGGTGTTCCTCGGGCAGATGTGGGCCCGGGTGGTCGGCATCATCGTCGCCGCGGTGAGCGCCCTGGCGAACCTGATGTTCCTCCCGGCGTACCCGATCTGGTGCACCATCATGATCGCCACCGACGTGCTGATCATCTACGCCCTGTCGGTGCACGGCCGCGAGGTCCGGTACCGCTGA
- a CDS encoding HdeD family acid-resistance protein — protein sequence MGRKAGWLALVAGVLALVLGIIAFAWPSATLKVVGFLFGLNLLIVGVIRVLQFAFTPDAPVAGRVLGVIFGVLVGLLGILCMRNLAGSVTLLLVIVALGWLLEGLAEIFTSIGHRESGAGWRIGLGIFAVLAAIAVLVWPGLGLATFVFIGATTLCFVGIGGIIAGIAGLRSRDPIVA from the coding sequence ATGGGACGAAAAGCCGGTTGGCTGGCCCTGGTCGCCGGGGTGCTCGCCCTGGTGCTGGGGATCATCGCGTTCGCCTGGCCGTCGGCCACGCTGAAGGTGGTCGGCTTCCTGTTCGGACTGAATCTGCTGATCGTGGGCGTGATCCGGGTCCTCCAGTTCGCGTTCACCCCGGACGCGCCGGTGGCCGGGCGGGTGCTCGGCGTCATCTTCGGCGTGCTGGTCGGCCTGCTGGGCATCCTCTGCATGCGCAACCTGGCCGGCTCGGTGACACTGCTGCTGGTCATCGTGGCGCTGGGCTGGCTTCTGGAGGGCCTCGCCGAGATCTTCACCAGCATCGGCCACCGAGAATCCGGCGCCGGCTGGCGCATCGGCCTGGGCATCTTCGCGGTGCTCGCGGCGATCGCGGTGCTGGTCTGGCCGGGGCTGGGCCTGGCGACGTTCGTCTTCATCGGGGCGACGACGCTGTGCTTCGTCGGCATCGGCGGCATCATCGCCGGGATCGCCGGCCTGCGCTCCCGCGACCCGATCGTCGCATAG
- a CDS encoding dipeptidase, producing the protein MELRERISELMPRARADLADLVAIRSVADPRQFPPQECERAATWVVDHFAQVGFTDLGLHETSDGSKAVYGYRPAGRPDAPTVLLYAHYDVQPPLGEQAWRTPPFQLTEVGGRWYGRGAADCKGNIVMHLTALRALGDDIPVNLKLIVEGSEEQGTGGLEDFVVRNPELLRADTILVCDTGNAAVGQPATTVTLRGLVNVVVSVSALDGELHSGMFGGAAPDALAALIQILSTLRDRAGNTTIAGLEHDQTWGGAPYPTAQFKSDAGLLDGVELLGDGSVSDMIWARPAVTVLGIDCPPVVGSAAAIQPHARARLNLRVPPGMDAVKAQDALIAHLHAAAPWGVRVEVVKEALGQPFEARTGGPAYQALAGAMRDAYGREMSTLGQGGSIPLSNVFADTYPDAEIVLMGVEEPLALIHAPNESVDPTEIANLALAEALFLQRYTK; encoded by the coding sequence GTGGAGCTGCGAGAGCGCATCAGCGAGCTGATGCCACGGGCCCGGGCCGACCTGGCCGACCTGGTGGCGATCCGCTCGGTGGCCGACCCACGGCAGTTCCCACCCCAGGAGTGCGAGCGCGCGGCGACCTGGGTGGTGGACCACTTCGCCCAGGTCGGCTTCACCGACCTGGGCCTGCACGAGACCAGTGACGGGAGCAAGGCGGTCTACGGGTACCGTCCGGCCGGCCGGCCGGACGCCCCGACCGTGCTGCTCTACGCGCACTACGACGTGCAGCCGCCGCTCGGCGAGCAGGCCTGGCGGACCCCGCCGTTCCAGCTCACCGAGGTCGGCGGGCGCTGGTACGGCCGGGGCGCCGCCGACTGCAAGGGCAACATCGTCATGCACCTGACCGCGCTGCGGGCGCTCGGCGACGACATCCCGGTGAACCTGAAACTGATCGTCGAGGGTTCCGAGGAGCAGGGCACCGGCGGGCTGGAGGACTTCGTCGTGCGCAACCCGGAGCTGCTGCGCGCCGACACCATCCTGGTCTGCGACACCGGCAACGCGGCGGTCGGCCAGCCGGCCACCACGGTGACGCTGCGTGGCCTGGTCAACGTGGTGGTGAGCGTTTCGGCGCTGGACGGGGAGCTGCACTCCGGCATGTTCGGCGGCGCCGCCCCGGACGCGCTGGCGGCGCTCATCCAGATCCTGTCCACGCTGCGCGATCGGGCCGGGAACACCACCATCGCCGGGCTGGAACACGACCAGACCTGGGGCGGGGCGCCGTACCCGACCGCGCAGTTCAAGTCGGACGCCGGCCTGCTGGACGGCGTCGAGCTGCTCGGCGACGGATCGGTCTCGGACATGATCTGGGCCCGTCCGGCGGTGACCGTGCTCGGCATCGACTGCCCGCCGGTGGTCGGCTCGGCCGCGGCCATCCAGCCGCACGCCCGGGCCCGGCTCAACCTGCGGGTGCCGCCGGGCATGGACGCGGTCAAGGCCCAGGACGCGCTGATCGCCCACCTGCACGCGGCCGCGCCGTGGGGCGTCCGGGTGGAGGTCGTCAAGGAGGCCCTCGGGCAGCCGTTCGAGGCCCGCACCGGCGGCCCGGCATATCAGGCCCTGGCCGGCGCGATGCGCGACGCCTACGGCCGGGAGATGAGCACTCTCGGCCAGGGCGGCTCCATCCCCCTGTCCAACGTCTTCGCCGACACGTATCCGGACGCGGAGATCGTACTGATGGGCGTCGAGGAACCGCTGGCCCTCATCCACGCCCCCAACGAGAGCGTCGACCCGACCGAGATCGCCAATCTGGCCCTCGCGGAGGCGCTCTTCCTCCAGAGATACACCAAATAG
- a CDS encoding APC family permease, whose protein sequence is MSAEAENQATQPPKSARAVSYISWVALALMTTSSVASLRPSPTMAVYGLASIFLYIVPAIVFLLPTALVSAELASGWNGGVYNWVSQGLSKPMGFLAVWCQFAMTIFYYPSLLGFVASTLAYVINPDLASSGLWTAIVIMVCYWAGVWVSSRGTKGVAGLASGGLIIGTLIPGALLVILGIAFLGQGNESAAPMTADHLLPTWAGLSSLVLIVNNFLSYSGMEMNAVHVSSLRKPGKEFPRAMFLAMGLVLLIFILPALAISWIVPADELSLTAGVMQAFDAVFAAFDSQWLTPILGVMLVAASLGGMLTWLAGPSRGLLLISRTEGYLPPYLQKLNKHGVQQNILVVQGLVTTVIALAYAFIPDVSSVYWIFSVITTQVYLIMYLLMFVAAVRLRRNQPDHPRGYKAPMLTALCGVGFAASLAALLIGFVPSSQFGGGSVWAYLAIVAGGALGLGLLVPYLFYRARKPSWKTATADEAEVAA, encoded by the coding sequence GTGAGCGCTGAGGCGGAAAACCAAGCGACACAGCCGCCGAAATCCGCGCGAGCGGTGTCCTACATCTCCTGGGTGGCGCTGGCGCTGATGACCACCAGCTCGGTGGCAAGTCTTCGCCCATCGCCGACCATGGCGGTCTACGGCCTCGCCAGCATCTTCCTCTACATCGTGCCGGCCATCGTCTTCCTGCTGCCGACCGCGCTGGTCTCGGCGGAGCTGGCGTCCGGCTGGAACGGCGGCGTCTACAACTGGGTGAGCCAGGGCCTGTCGAAGCCGATGGGCTTCCTCGCGGTCTGGTGCCAGTTCGCGATGACCATCTTCTACTACCCGAGCCTGCTGGGCTTCGTGGCCAGCACGCTGGCCTATGTGATCAACCCGGATCTGGCGTCCAGCGGCCTGTGGACCGCGATCGTGATCATGGTCTGCTACTGGGCCGGCGTCTGGGTCTCGTCCCGCGGCACCAAGGGCGTCGCCGGCCTGGCCAGCGGCGGCCTGATCATCGGCACCCTGATCCCCGGCGCACTGCTGGTGATCCTGGGCATCGCGTTCCTCGGCCAGGGCAACGAGTCGGCCGCGCCGATGACCGCCGACCACCTGCTGCCGACCTGGGCGGGCCTGTCCAGCCTGGTGCTGATCGTGAACAACTTCCTGTCCTACTCGGGCATGGAGATGAACGCGGTGCACGTCTCCTCGCTGCGCAAGCCCGGCAAGGAGTTCCCGCGGGCGATGTTCCTGGCCATGGGCCTGGTGCTGCTCATCTTCATCCTGCCCGCGCTGGCGATCAGCTGGATCGTGCCGGCCGACGAGCTGTCGCTCACCGCCGGTGTGATGCAGGCGTTCGACGCGGTGTTCGCCGCGTTCGACTCGCAGTGGCTCACCCCGATCCTCGGCGTCATGCTGGTGGCCGCCTCCCTGGGTGGCATGCTCACCTGGCTGGCCGGCCCGTCCCGGGGCCTGCTGCTGATCTCCCGCACCGAGGGTTACCTGCCGCCGTACCTCCAGAAGCTCAACAAGCACGGCGTGCAGCAGAACATCCTGGTCGTCCAGGGCCTGGTCACCACCGTGATCGCGCTGGCCTACGCGTTCATCCCGGACGTGTCCAGCGTGTACTGGATCTTCTCGGTGATCACCACCCAGGTCTACCTGATCATGTATCTGCTGATGTTCGTCGCTGCGGTACGCCTGCGCCGCAACCAGCCCGACCACCCGCGTGGCTACAAGGCCCCGATGCTGACCGCCCTGTGCGGGGTCGGCTTCGCCGCCTCGCTCGCCGCCCTGCTGATCGGTTTCGTCCCGTCCTCGCAGTTCGGCGGCGGCAGCGTCTGGGCCTACCTGGCGATCGTCGCGGGCGGCGCGCTCGGTCTCGGCCTGCTGGTGCCCTACCTGTTCTACCGAGCCCGCAAACCCTCCTGGAAGACCGCTACGGCTGACGAGGCGGAGGTCGCGGCATGA
- a CDS encoding DUF2231 domain-containing protein has protein sequence MRRRNPVEPVLLMFPLGLFLVATILDLATLAGAPSMVGTLAYWNVLAGLAGGIFAAVVGRPRAAILLADLGVLFLFAVLVMIRVRTSDRTVDPGLFLLELLGCLSALAASWYGGRLDPNRSPGMRRPTSRHADDSAGITTTRREAA, from the coding sequence ATGCGGAGACGTAACCCGGTGGAGCCGGTGCTGTTGATGTTCCCGCTCGGCCTGTTCCTGGTCGCGACGATCCTGGACCTGGCCACCCTGGCCGGCGCCCCGTCGATGGTGGGCACTCTGGCGTACTGGAATGTGCTCGCCGGTCTGGCCGGCGGCATCTTCGCCGCCGTGGTCGGGCGCCCGCGAGCCGCGATCCTGCTCGCCGACCTGGGCGTGCTGTTCCTCTTCGCGGTGCTCGTGATGATCCGGGTACGGACCAGCGACCGCACCGTCGATCCCGGCCTCTTCCTGCTCGAACTTCTCGGCTGCCTGTCAGCTCTTGCCGCGTCCTGGTACGGCGGCCGTCTCGATCCGAACCGCTCTCCAGGGATGAGGCGACCCACATCCAGGCACGCCGATGATTCCGCCGGGATTACGACTACCCGAAGGGAGGCAGCGTGA
- a CDS encoding threonine/serine exporter family protein yields MTTEKELLGLLGPLSEWLLSSSFEGTMRCEAIVREVAAAYGHTVEATFLADAALVTVGDRTLSFAREPGVPPLHQVSTIKGLLREISEADLSAPDAAARLAAIRREPGRWSRPWRVLGLVAFTVGFGISVQATWQQVGVSALTGLLIGLLVVAGNRHRRLVLIEPFLASLLVTTVVLTIYEHGLIDGGPIQLIVPALFYFIPGDAISAAALELAVNRMTAGAARLVYSTVVLLVLAFGALMATVLLQVPQSRLFDTTVPGNLGPAGVWGGWVLFAAGVMLTFSMAPRDFPWALGLVLLTAAVVEAGTRALGDPAGTFLGAVVMMATALLLGRRPGMPPAYVLYLGAFYVLTPGSHGLRGLESWIGGDPIQGVTGLADMVSLLVAIAVGMLVGAASVGRFIRPG; encoded by the coding sequence ATGACCACCGAGAAGGAGCTGCTGGGACTGCTCGGGCCGCTGAGCGAGTGGCTGCTCAGCTCCAGTTTCGAGGGGACGATGCGGTGCGAGGCGATCGTCCGGGAGGTGGCCGCGGCGTACGGGCACACCGTGGAGGCGACCTTTCTGGCCGACGCGGCGCTGGTCACCGTCGGGGACCGTACGCTGTCCTTCGCCCGGGAGCCCGGCGTCCCGCCCCTGCACCAGGTTTCCACGATCAAGGGCCTCCTGCGCGAGATCAGCGAGGCCGATCTGTCCGCGCCGGACGCGGCCGCCCGACTCGCGGCGATCCGCCGCGAGCCCGGCCGCTGGTCGCGGCCGTGGCGGGTGCTCGGGCTGGTCGCCTTCACCGTCGGCTTCGGGATCTCGGTGCAGGCCACCTGGCAGCAGGTCGGCGTCTCGGCCCTGACCGGCCTGCTGATCGGCCTGCTGGTGGTGGCCGGCAACCGCCACCGCCGCCTGGTCCTGATCGAGCCGTTCCTCGCCTCGCTGCTGGTCACCACGGTGGTGCTGACGATCTACGAGCACGGCCTGATCGACGGCGGCCCGATCCAGCTGATCGTCCCGGCGCTGTTCTACTTCATCCCCGGGGACGCGATCAGCGCGGCCGCCCTGGAGCTGGCGGTGAACCGGATGACCGCGGGCGCGGCCCGGCTGGTCTACAGCACGGTGGTGCTGCTGGTCCTGGCGTTCGGCGCGCTGATGGCGACGGTCCTGCTCCAGGTGCCGCAGAGCCGGCTGTTCGACACCACCGTGCCAGGCAATCTCGGCCCGGCCGGTGTGTGGGGCGGCTGGGTGCTGTTCGCGGCCGGGGTGATGCTGACCTTCTCGATGGCGCCGCGGGACTTCCCGTGGGCGCTCGGGCTGGTGCTGCTCACCGCCGCCGTGGTCGAGGCCGGGACGCGCGCGCTGGGCGATCCGGCCGGCACGTTCCTGGGCGCCGTGGTGATGATGGCGACCGCGCTGCTGCTCGGCCGGCGGCCCGGGATGCCGCCCGCCTACGTGCTCTACCTGGGCGCCTTCTACGTGCTCACGCCCGGGTCGCACGGCCTGCGCGGGCTGGAGAGCTGGATCGGCGGCGACCCGATCCAGGGGGTGACCGGGCTCGCCGACATGGTGTCGCTGCTGGTCGCGATCGCGGTCGGGATGCTCGTCGGGGCGGCTTCGGTAGGACGTTTCATCCGTCCGGGGTGA
- a CDS encoding threonine/serine ThrE exporter family protein: MAASTMPLTPADEQDLQQFLLFLGSALTAAGEAVNQIEEHLSRVAAAYGAPHARFSVLPTYVVVSLEPGRPATLEPTRQLRGGLRLDQTAALFDLLRVAQRGEVPPATGSRQVLAAVDMPPRFGPVTRVTGHAVLIVGICLILAPTWGDVALAGLFGVLIGVLRLVGGRWASVQMIMPVIAAFAVSAITFVLAGGGWLEADLRAMVAPLVTFLPGAMLTMGVVELSAYEMITGSSRLVAGALQLMLLAFGIIGAAHVTGVPAPAAPSDVAPNTVGWWAPWAGVLIVGIGNYLLHAGPPRSFGWLLLVLYSGYLAQYLGNLLLGGYLSGFVGALALTVVAYLVERRPSGPPALVSFLPGFWLLVPGALTLIGVTEYLGQDTVRGVQDVIGSIGTMVAIALGVLCGHPLVRAMTR, encoded by the coding sequence ATGGCCGCATCGACCATGCCGCTCACCCCCGCTGACGAGCAGGATCTGCAACAGTTCCTGCTGTTCCTGGGCAGCGCGCTCACCGCCGCCGGCGAGGCGGTCAACCAGATCGAGGAGCACCTGTCGAGGGTCGCGGCCGCGTACGGCGCCCCGCACGCCAGGTTCAGCGTGCTGCCCACCTACGTGGTGGTGTCCCTGGAACCGGGCCGGCCGGCCACCCTGGAGCCGACCCGGCAGCTGCGCGGCGGCCTCCGGCTGGACCAGACGGCCGCCCTGTTCGACCTGCTCCGGGTCGCCCAGCGGGGCGAGGTGCCGCCCGCGACGGGTAGCCGCCAGGTGCTCGCCGCGGTGGACATGCCCCCGCGGTTCGGGCCGGTCACGCGGGTGACCGGGCACGCCGTGCTGATCGTCGGCATCTGCCTGATCCTGGCCCCCACCTGGGGCGACGTCGCGCTGGCCGGCCTTTTCGGGGTGCTGATCGGGGTGCTCCGGCTGGTCGGCGGCCGCTGGGCCAGCGTCCAGATGATCATGCCGGTGATCGCCGCGTTCGCCGTCTCGGCGATCACCTTCGTGCTGGCCGGCGGCGGGTGGCTGGAGGCCGACCTGCGAGCCATGGTGGCGCCGCTGGTGACCTTCCTGCCCGGGGCGATGCTGACCATGGGCGTGGTGGAGCTGTCCGCGTACGAGATGATCACCGGCTCCAGCCGGCTGGTCGCCGGGGCCCTCCAGCTCATGCTGCTCGCCTTCGGGATCATCGGCGCGGCGCACGTCACCGGCGTGCCGGCACCGGCCGCGCCCAGCGACGTGGCGCCGAACACGGTCGGCTGGTGGGCGCCCTGGGCGGGTGTCCTGATCGTCGGGATCGGCAACTACCTGCTGCACGCCGGGCCACCACGCTCGTTCGGCTGGCTGCTGCTGGTGCTCTACTCCGGCTACCTCGCGCAGTACCTCGGGAATCTGTTGCTCGGCGGCTACCTGAGCGGGTTCGTCGGGGCGCTGGCCCTGACCGTGGTGGCCTACCTGGTGGAACGCCGGCCCTCGGGGCCACCGGCGCTGGTCTCGTTCCTGCCCGGGTTCTGGCTGCTGGTGCCAGGCGCGCTCACCCTGATCGGGGTGACCGAGTACCTCGGGCAGGACACGGTACGCGGGGTGCAGGACGTGATCGGCTCGATCGGCACGATGGTCGCCATCGCGCTCGGGGTGCTGTGCGGGCACCCGCTGGTCCGGGCCATGACCCGATGA
- a CDS encoding MFS transporter → MAATDSPATTNRAAGLGVLLAACVSALVVNANTSAVTILLPAISEDVGASVDTLQWAVTGYMLVGAAVIVTSGALGDVFGRRRIFLGGLVLFVLSCALIALSSAAAGVIAGRMIQGAAGSTILACGMSLLSVDSSGAGQMKAITLWGAASAVGGAAGPLLGGVLVDSTGWQGLFWIDALIAALCIPLTWFTVKESRDPDRPRQIDVLGTVLVAVLLVPLVLALSEGGDWGWFSAPTVICLVIAVLGGVGFVWAERRATAPLVDLQLLRNRVLVGAALAILLVAGVINALMYLLSLYFQDPNGFGMTALEAGLATLPAAAAMIAITPVITPLAVKIGPRYAVAIGFGLSTVGCAALIFVSPSWGYGAFVLPLIVLSVGLGLANGPASSASTSAVDADEVGQASGISNMARYVGGSLAVAAAATVSAAATAGRTTPEGISDGLGAGALLLALMSAAGVALVLLLRRHRSEPATAVHLAAAAAATSHTIPTRPQPATTGGAR, encoded by the coding sequence ATGGCGGCGACGGATTCACCGGCAACGACCAACCGCGCGGCAGGACTCGGTGTCCTGCTCGCGGCCTGTGTGTCCGCGCTGGTGGTGAACGCCAACACGTCCGCCGTGACGATCCTGCTCCCGGCGATCAGCGAGGACGTCGGCGCCTCGGTGGACACGCTGCAGTGGGCGGTGACCGGGTACATGCTGGTCGGCGCCGCGGTGATCGTCACCTCCGGCGCGCTCGGCGACGTCTTCGGCCGCCGCCGGATCTTCCTCGGCGGCCTGGTCCTGTTCGTCCTGTCCTGCGCGCTGATCGCCCTCTCCTCGGCGGCGGCCGGGGTGATCGCCGGCCGGATGATCCAGGGCGCGGCCGGCTCGACCATCCTGGCCTGCGGGATGAGCCTGCTCTCGGTGGACTCGTCCGGCGCCGGGCAGATGAAGGCGATCACGCTGTGGGGCGCCGCGTCCGCGGTCGGCGGCGCGGCCGGTCCGCTGCTCGGCGGCGTGCTGGTCGACTCGACCGGCTGGCAGGGACTGTTCTGGATCGACGCGCTGATCGCCGCCCTGTGCATCCCGCTGACCTGGTTCACCGTGAAGGAGTCCCGCGACCCGGACCGGCCCCGGCAGATCGACGTGCTCGGCACCGTCCTGGTCGCGGTCCTGCTGGTCCCGCTGGTGCTGGCGCTCAGCGAGGGCGGCGACTGGGGCTGGTTCTCCGCGCCGACCGTCATCTGCCTGGTGATCGCGGTGCTCGGCGGCGTCGGGTTCGTCTGGGCCGAGCGGCGCGCCACCGCGCCGCTGGTCGACCTCCAGCTGCTGCGCAACCGGGTGCTGGTCGGCGCCGCGCTGGCGATCCTGCTGGTGGCCGGCGTGATCAACGCGCTGATGTACCTGCTCAGCCTCTACTTCCAGGACCCCAACGGATTCGGGATGACCGCGCTGGAGGCCGGCCTGGCCACGCTGCCGGCCGCGGCCGCGATGATCGCGATCACCCCGGTGATCACGCCGCTCGCGGTGAAGATCGGCCCGAGGTACGCGGTAGCGATCGGTTTCGGACTCTCCACGGTCGGCTGCGCGGCGCTCATCTTCGTCAGCCCGTCCTGGGGCTACGGCGCCTTCGTCCTCCCGCTGATCGTCCTCTCGGTCGGTCTCGGGCTGGCCAACGGCCCGGCGTCGTCCGCCTCGACCAGCGCGGTCGACGCCGACGAGGTCGGCCAGGCCTCCGGCATCTCCAACATGGCCCGCTACGTGGGCGGATCCCTCGCGGTCGCCGCCGCGGCCACCGTCTCCGCCGCGGCCACCGCCGGCCGGACCACCCCCGAGGGGATCTCGGACGGGCTCGGCGCCGGCGCGCTGCTGCTGGCGCTGATGTCCGCCGCCGGGGTGGCCCTGGTGCTCCTGCTGCGCCGGCACAGGTCCGAGCCGGCCACCGCCGTCCACCTCGCGGCCGCAGCCGCGGCGACCAGCCACACGATTCCGACCCGGCCGCAGCCGGCGACTACCGGAGGTGCTCGATGA